In Bradyrhizobium sp. 1(2017), one DNA window encodes the following:
- a CDS encoding cytochrome c oxidase subunit 3, with translation MSAVILFMAVLAVVAGWWLSQQRLTAKPWLEEGPVGDFPGGDGVIWPAAKVGLGVFLAVASALFVLFISAYSMRMSVVDWRPLPVPRLLWVNTGVLVLSSVALQWSYVAARRHDTESVMIGLLAGGASAVMFLAGQLLAWQRLAAAGYFVASNPANSFFYLLTAVHGVHLAGGLVALGRTAAKMWRGAAIAEMRLSVELCAIYWHFMLLVWLVLLGLLTGWTDDFVDICRQLLS, from the coding sequence GTGAGTGCGGTCATCCTGTTCATGGCTGTGCTTGCGGTGGTCGCCGGATGGTGGCTGTCGCAGCAGCGACTGACCGCCAAGCCCTGGCTGGAGGAAGGCCCGGTCGGTGACTTCCCCGGCGGCGATGGCGTGATCTGGCCGGCAGCGAAGGTCGGACTTGGCGTGTTTCTCGCTGTCGCGAGCGCATTGTTCGTCCTCTTCATCAGCGCCTACTCGATGCGCATGAGCGTGGTGGACTGGCGGCCGCTGCCGGTGCCGCGGCTGCTGTGGGTCAACACGGGCGTCCTGGTCCTGAGCAGTGTCGCGCTGCAATGGTCGTACGTGGCCGCTCGGCGACATGACACTGAGAGCGTCATGATCGGCCTGCTCGCTGGCGGAGCATCTGCCGTGATGTTCCTCGCCGGACAGCTCCTGGCCTGGCAACGGCTCGCGGCGGCCGGATATTTCGTGGCGTCCAATCCGGCGAATTCCTTCTTCTACCTGTTGACCGCGGTGCACGGAGTGCATCTAGCGGGCGGTCTGGTAGCCTTGGGCCGAACCGCGGCCAAGATGTGGCGTGGCGCCGCGATCGCCGAGATGCGATTGAGCGTGGAACTGTGCGCGATCTACTGGCACTTCATGCTGCTGGTCTGGCTTGTCCTGCTCGGTCTTCTGACGGGCTGGACCGATGATTTCGTCGACATCTGCCGCCAATTGCTGAGCTAG
- a CDS encoding cbb3-type cytochrome c oxidase subunit I, with the protein MVDIPYEGIAGAPPAEVPEVELYHPRSWWTRYVFSQDAKVIAIQYSLTASAIGLVALVLSWLMRLQLGFPGTFSFIDANQYLQFITMHGMIMVIYLLTALFLGGFGNYLIPLMVGARDMVFPYVNMLSYWVYLLAVLVLASTFFVPGGPTGAGWTLYPPQAILAGTPGQDWGIILMMSSLILFIIGFTMGGLNYVVTVLQARTRGMTLMRLPLTVWGIFTATVMALLAFPALFVASVMLLFDRLLGTSFFMPSLLEMGQLSKYGGGSPLLFQHLFWFFGHPEVYIVALPAFGIVSDLISTHARKNIFGYRMMVWAIVAIGALSFIVWAHHMYVSGMFPQFGYFFATTTLIIAIPTAIKVYNWVLTLWRGDIHLTVPMLFALGFIITFVNGGLTGLFLGNVVVDVPLSDTMFVVAHFHMVMGVAPIMVVLGAIYHWYPKVTGRMLNDALGKFHFWVTFLGAYLIFFPMHYLGLLGVPRRYFDLADAAFIPPSAHSLNAFISVVALTVGFSQMVFLFNLVWSLFKGEASGGNPWRATTLEWQTPETPPGHGNWGKELPVVYRWAYDYSVPGAAEDFIPQNQPPRATQLVQGAAS; encoded by the coding sequence ATGGTCGATATTCCATATGAAGGGATCGCAGGCGCCCCGCCTGCCGAAGTACCTGAGGTCGAACTCTATCATCCGAGGAGCTGGTGGACACGGTATGTCTTCTCGCAGGACGCCAAGGTGATCGCCATTCAGTATTCGCTGACAGCCTCGGCCATCGGGCTGGTGGCCCTGGTGCTGTCGTGGCTGATGCGACTGCAACTTGGATTCCCCGGCACCTTCTCTTTCATCGATGCCAACCAGTACCTCCAGTTCATCACCATGCACGGCATGATCATGGTGATCTATCTGCTCACCGCATTGTTCCTGGGCGGCTTCGGCAACTACCTGATCCCGCTGATGGTCGGCGCCCGGGACATGGTCTTCCCTTATGTGAACATGCTGAGCTACTGGGTCTACCTGCTCGCAGTCCTGGTGCTGGCCTCGACATTCTTCGTGCCCGGCGGCCCCACCGGGGCCGGCTGGACGCTATACCCGCCACAAGCGATCCTCGCCGGAACGCCCGGGCAGGACTGGGGCATCATTCTCATGATGTCATCGCTGATCCTGTTCATCATCGGTTTCACCATGGGCGGGCTGAATTACGTGGTCACGGTGCTCCAGGCGCGTACCCGCGGCATGACGTTGATGCGCCTGCCCCTGACGGTGTGGGGCATTTTCACCGCGACCGTCATGGCGTTGCTCGCATTCCCTGCACTCTTCGTTGCCTCGGTCATGCTGCTGTTCGACCGTCTGCTGGGAACCAGCTTCTTCATGCCGTCCCTCCTGGAGATGGGACAGCTGTCGAAATATGGCGGCGGCAGCCCGCTGCTCTTCCAGCACCTGTTCTGGTTCTTCGGCCACCCCGAGGTCTACATTGTAGCCCTGCCCGCCTTCGGCATCGTCTCCGACCTGATCAGCACGCATGCGCGCAAGAATATCTTTGGCTACCGCATGATGGTCTGGGCAATCGTGGCCATCGGCGCGCTCAGCTTCATCGTATGGGCGCACCACATGTATGTGAGCGGCATGTTCCCGCAGTTCGGCTACTTCTTCGCCACCACGACGCTGATCATCGCAATCCCCACTGCGATCAAGGTCTATAACTGGGTCCTGACGCTGTGGCGCGGCGACATTCATCTCACGGTGCCGATGCTGTTCGCCCTCGGCTTCATCATCACCTTCGTGAACGGCGGGCTCACCGGCCTCTTCCTCGGCAACGTCGTCGTGGACGTGCCCCTCTCGGACACGATGTTCGTGGTCGCGCATTTCCACATGGTGATGGGCGTGGCACCGATCATGGTCGTGCTCGGCGCGATCTATCATTGGTACCCCAAGGTCACGGGGCGGATGCTGAACGACGCCCTGGGCAAGTTTCACTTCTGGGTCACCTTCCTCGGCGCCTACCTGATCTTCTTCCCCATGCACTACCTTGGGCTGCTCGGGGTTCCGCGCCGGTATTTCGATCTCGCGGATGCGGCGTTCATCCCGCCCTCGGCCCATTCACTGAACGCCTTCATCTCCGTGGTGGCCTTGACCGTCGGCTTCAGCCAGATGGTGTTCCTGTTCAATCTTGTCTGGAGCTTGTTCAAAGGTGAGGCCTCAGGCGGCAATCCGTGGCGAGCGACGACGCTGGAGTGGCAGACCCCGGAGACGCCCCCAGGGCACGGCAACTGGGGCAAGGAACTCCCGGTCGTGTACCGCTGGGCCTATGACTACAGTGTGCCTGGTGCCGCGGAGGACTTCATTCCGCAGAACCAGCCGCCACGCGCGACGCAACTCGTTCAGGGAGCTGCTTCGTGA
- a CDS encoding cytochrome c oxidase subunit II produces MVVALILLLVAIGSVLFHIYSPWWWTPIATNWAYIDHTINITFWITGFVFVAVIAFMAYCVLRFHHKEGRRADYNPENKRLEWWLSVGTGVGVAAMLAPGLVVWHQFVTVPADATEVEVMGQQWQWSFRLPGKDGKLGTSDVRNIASDNPMGLNRDDPHAQDDVVIENGDLHLQLEKPIKVLLRSVDVLHDFYVPEFRAKMDMVPGMVTYFWIKPIRTGTFDVLCAELCGAAHYQMRAKVIVDEEREYHAWLEQQKTFAELSTAKAVVKATYQSSGK; encoded by the coding sequence ATGGTTGTCGCACTGATACTGCTTCTGGTCGCGATCGGCTCGGTGCTGTTCCACATCTACAGCCCGTGGTGGTGGACACCGATCGCCACGAACTGGGCCTATATCGACCACACCATCAACATCACCTTCTGGATTACGGGCTTCGTTTTCGTCGCGGTCATCGCTTTCATGGCTTATTGCGTCCTCCGCTTTCACCACAAAGAGGGAAGACGCGCTGACTACAATCCGGAAAACAAAAGGCTCGAATGGTGGCTGAGCGTCGGGACCGGCGTCGGCGTCGCGGCCATGCTGGCGCCTGGCCTCGTGGTCTGGCACCAGTTCGTGACGGTGCCTGCGGATGCCACCGAGGTCGAGGTCATGGGCCAGCAATGGCAATGGAGCTTCCGCCTTCCGGGCAAGGATGGGAAGTTGGGCACATCCGATGTCCGCAACATCGCTTCCGACAATCCGATGGGCCTCAATCGTGACGACCCACATGCGCAGGACGACGTCGTGATCGAGAACGGCGACCTGCACCTTCAATTGGAAAAGCCGATCAAGGTTCTCCTCCGCTCGGTTGATGTCCTGCACGATTTCTACGTGCCCGAATTCCGCGCCAAGATGGATATGGTTCCAGGCATGGTGACCTATTTCTGGATAAAGCCAATCCGAACCGGAACGTTCGATGTTCTCTGTGCGGAGCTTTGCGGCGCTGCTCATTATCAGATGCGAGCCAAGGTCATCGTTGACGAGGAGCGTGAATATCACGCGTGGCTGGAGCAGCAAAAAACGTTTGCCGAATTGTCGACGGCAAAGGCCGTCGTCAAGGCGACGTACCAATCCAGCGGCAAGTAG
- a CDS encoding DUF2189 domain-containing protein, with protein sequence MATLYSDNIVRRHIFGEAASYPVRKIGLADLGAALRLGWEDFKAMPSHALVVCVIYPVLGLVLFRMVLGYSVLPLLFPLAAGFALIGPFAAIGLYELSRRRERGEEVDAWDAIKVLRAPSFGAMVELGVLLLVLFGAWIGVANAIYVAIFGHAAAASIPDFATRVLTTPEGWSLIIVGCGVGFLFAVVALCVSVVSFPLMLDRHATAIDAIRTSLRAVAANPVAMAGWGLIVAALLVIGSLPLFVGLAVVLPVLGHATWHLYRRVVEPNPNPPDELPLPPKGKRYAADFPANLFPWSREGEQ encoded by the coding sequence ATGGCCACTCTGTATTCCGATAACATCGTAAGACGGCACATCTTCGGCGAAGCGGCCTCCTATCCCGTTCGCAAGATCGGCCTGGCTGACCTCGGTGCGGCGCTGCGCCTGGGATGGGAAGATTTCAAGGCGATGCCGAGTCACGCACTCGTCGTGTGCGTGATTTATCCCGTTCTCGGTCTCGTCTTGTTCAGGATGGTTCTCGGCTATTCGGTGCTGCCGCTTCTGTTTCCGCTGGCCGCCGGCTTTGCCTTGATCGGCCCCTTTGCCGCGATCGGTCTCTACGAACTCAGCCGGCGTCGCGAGCGTGGCGAGGAGGTCGATGCATGGGATGCGATCAAGGTGCTGCGCGCACCGTCGTTCGGCGCCATGGTCGAACTCGGCGTGCTTCTGCTGGTCCTGTTCGGGGCCTGGATCGGTGTCGCGAACGCAATCTATGTCGCCATCTTCGGTCACGCGGCGGCCGCGAGCATTCCCGACTTCGCAACGCGCGTGCTGACGACACCGGAAGGCTGGTCGCTCATCATCGTCGGTTGCGGTGTCGGCTTCCTGTTTGCGGTTGTGGCCTTGTGCGTCAGCGTCGTGTCGTTTCCGTTGATGCTCGACCGGCATGCGACTGCGATCGACGCGATCCGCACGTCGCTCCGCGCGGTTGCCGCGAATCCGGTTGCGATGGCCGGATGGGGCCTCATCGTGGCGGCGCTGCTGGTGATCGGCTCGCTACCGCTGTTCGTCGGTCTCGCTGTCGTTCTGCCGGTGCTCGGCCATGCCACCTGGCACCTCTATCGGCGGGTGGTCGAGCCGAATCCGAATCCACCCGACGAGCTGCCACTGCCCCCGAAGGGAAAGCGCTACGCGGCGGACTTTCCGGCCAACCTCTTCCCGTGGAGCCGGGAGGGGGAACAGTAA
- a CDS encoding DUF2865 domain-containing protein: MADMPEFLSLSRARFLLACTVLVSAVVLATGAFAQAGPPGPPPQPGQNGLGPNPMCVRLEGQLAALDRGGGGDPAREEQIRRYQDSQTRQQAELDRVTMQAKRMGCDSSGFFSLFGGQQAQCGPVNTQIQQMRANLDQITGNLERLRGGGPGGSPERDSQRRSVLMALAQNNCGPQYANAAQSQGGGNFLSNLFGGNNAGNPQAMPPSDLGPQSGTFRTVCVRTCDGAYFPISFATVPARFPDDEKTCKALCPAAEAVLYTHRNPGEDMNSAVSTSGQPYTALPTAFKFRSEFNPSCSCKAAGQTWADALKSADDKATAEQQGDIIVTEESAKKMQQQRLNKGTPANAKKGATPAPTTANAPAATPPADAGTAASSENKPIRSVGPTFLPQEQK; encoded by the coding sequence ATGGCGGATATGCCTGAATTTTTGTCCCTGTCCCGTGCCCGCTTCCTCCTTGCCTGCACCGTGCTCGTGAGCGCCGTCGTGCTCGCCACCGGCGCGTTCGCGCAGGCCGGACCGCCCGGACCGCCGCCTCAGCCCGGCCAAAACGGGCTCGGCCCCAATCCGATGTGCGTGCGACTGGAAGGCCAGCTTGCCGCGCTCGATCGCGGCGGCGGCGGTGACCCCGCACGCGAAGAGCAGATCCGCCGCTACCAGGATTCTCAGACCCGTCAGCAGGCCGAGCTCGACCGCGTCACCATGCAGGCCAAGCGCATGGGCTGCGATTCCTCCGGCTTCTTCTCGCTGTTCGGCGGCCAGCAGGCGCAATGCGGCCCGGTCAACACCCAGATCCAGCAGATGCGCGCCAATCTGGACCAGATCACCGGCAATCTCGAGCGGCTTCGCGGCGGCGGCCCCGGCGGCAGCCCGGAGCGCGACAGCCAGCGTCGCTCGGTGCTGATGGCGCTCGCGCAGAACAATTGCGGCCCGCAATATGCCAACGCGGCCCAGTCCCAGGGCGGCGGCAACTTCCTCAGCAATTTGTTCGGCGGCAACAATGCCGGCAATCCGCAAGCCATGCCGCCCTCCGATCTCGGGCCCCAATCCGGCACCTTCCGCACTGTGTGCGTGCGCACGTGCGACGGCGCCTATTTCCCGATCTCGTTTGCGACCGTGCCGGCGCGCTTCCCCGACGACGAAAAGACCTGCAAGGCGCTGTGCCCGGCCGCGGAAGCCGTGCTCTACACCCATCGCAATCCCGGCGAAGACATGAACTCCGCGGTGTCCACCAGCGGCCAGCCCTACACCGCGCTGCCGACCGCATTCAAATTCCGCAGCGAGTTCAACCCGTCCTGCTCCTGCAAGGCCGCAGGCCAGACCTGGGCAGATGCGTTGAAATCGGCGGACGACAAGGCGACGGCCGAGCAGCAGGGCGACATCATCGTCACCGAGGAGAGCGCCAAGAAGATGCAGCAGCAGCGGCTCAACAAGGGCACGCCTGCGAATGCCAAGAAGGGCGCGACACCGGCGCCGACCACGGCGAATGCACCGGCTGCGACGCCACCTGCGGATGCAGGCACCGCTGCGAGCTCCGAGAACAAGCCGATCCGTTCGGTCGGGCCCACGTTCCTGCCGCAGGAGCAGAAATAG
- the cysS gene encoding cysteine--tRNA ligase, with protein sequence MELRLYDTLSREKRPFVPLDANNVRMYVCGPTVYDFAHIGNARPVIVFDVLFRLLRHLYGEAHVKYVRNITDVDDKINDRAARDFPGLALNEAIRKVTEQTGKQFHADVDALGALRPSVEPRATEHIAEMREIIERLIKGRFAYAAEDHVLFSPQAMNATKSDLPRYGALSNRSLDEMVAGARVDVAPYKKGNTDFVLWKPSKPGEPSWPSPAGIKAEGRPGWHIECSAMAWKHLGEHFDIHGGGIDLVFPHHENELAQTCCAFHQQRMANYWMHNGFLQVESEKMSKSLGNFITIHELLKDWPGEVLRLNMLKTHYRSPIDWTMKSLEESAKTLDDWYRVAADVEPGRPAASVLEPLLDDLNTSLAIAALHGLRNSDVNALAGSLRLLGFLSESAAQWEGRKQQASGVDANEVERLIAERTAARSRKDFAESDRIRDLLAAMGVAIKDSKEGTTWEIAR encoded by the coding sequence ATGGAATTGCGCCTTTACGATACGCTGAGCCGGGAAAAGCGCCCCTTCGTGCCGCTCGATGCGAACAACGTCCGCATGTATGTCTGCGGACCGACCGTCTATGACTTCGCCCATATCGGTAATGCGCGACCGGTGATCGTGTTCGACGTGCTGTTTCGGCTGCTGCGCCACCTCTACGGCGAGGCGCACGTCAAATATGTCCGCAACATCACCGACGTCGACGACAAGATCAACGACCGTGCCGCGCGCGACTTCCCCGGCCTGGCGCTGAACGAGGCGATCCGCAAGGTCACGGAGCAGACCGGCAAGCAGTTTCACGCCGACGTCGATGCGCTCGGCGCGCTCCGGCCGAGCGTCGAGCCGCGTGCGACCGAACATATCGCCGAGATGCGCGAGATCATCGAACGGCTGATCAAAGGTCGCTTTGCCTATGCCGCCGAGGATCACGTGCTGTTCTCGCCGCAGGCGATGAACGCGACCAAGTCCGACCTGCCGCGCTATGGCGCGCTGTCCAATCGCTCGCTCGACGAGATGGTGGCCGGCGCCCGCGTCGATGTCGCGCCCTACAAGAAGGGCAACACCGACTTCGTGCTGTGGAAGCCGTCGAAGCCCGGTGAGCCGTCGTGGCCGTCGCCGGCCGGCATCAAGGCCGAGGGACGTCCGGGCTGGCATATCGAGTGCTCAGCGATGGCCTGGAAGCATCTCGGCGAGCATTTCGACATCCATGGCGGCGGCATCGATCTCGTGTTTCCGCATCACGAGAACGAGCTCGCGCAGACCTGCTGCGCCTTTCACCAGCAGCGCATGGCGAACTACTGGATGCACAACGGCTTCCTGCAGGTCGAGAGCGAGAAGATGTCGAAGAGTCTCGGCAACTTCATCACAATTCATGAGCTATTGAAGGACTGGCCGGGCGAGGTGTTGCGCCTGAACATGCTGAAGACGCATTACCGCTCGCCGATCGACTGGACCATGAAGTCGCTGGAGGAGAGCGCCAAGACGCTCGACGACTGGTATCGCGTCGCGGCCGACGTCGAGCCCGGCAGGCCGGCCGCGTCCGTGCTCGAGCCGCTGCTCGACGACCTCAACACGTCGCTGGCGATCGCAGCGCTGCACGGCTTGCGGAATAGCGACGTGAATGCCTTGGCTGGATCGTTGCGGCTGCTCGGCTTTCTCTCGGAGAGCGCTGCGCAATGGGAGGGCCGCAAGCAGCAGGCGAGTGGCGTTGATGCCAATGAGGTCGAGCGCCTGATCGCGGAGCGAACCGCCGCCCGCAGCCGCAAGGACTTTGCGGAGTCCGACCGCATCCGCGATCTGCTCGCCGCGATGGGCGTCGCGATCAAGGACTCCAAGGAAGGCACGACCTGGGAGATCGCGCGATGA
- a CDS encoding GNAT family N-acetyltransferase codes for MAQAHPKPGLRPFLPDDVPMLAAIFTASIEELTGDDYNEAQQQAWMEAAEDEEFGKRLAADLTLIATLEGSPVGFASLRGNDHIRMLYVHPAVSGQGIATMLVDALEKLAGGRGATSLSVDASDTVQNFFAKRGYTAQQRNSVTINDEWLANTTMKKTLGAAQ; via the coding sequence ATGGCACAAGCGCACCCCAAGCCCGGCCTGCGGCCGTTCCTGCCTGATGACGTGCCGATGCTCGCCGCGATCTTCACCGCCAGCATCGAGGAGCTGACCGGCGACGATTATAACGAAGCGCAGCAGCAGGCCTGGATGGAGGCGGCCGAGGACGAGGAGTTCGGCAAGCGGCTCGCCGCCGACCTCACGCTGATCGCGACGCTCGAGGGCTCGCCGGTCGGCTTCGCCTCGCTGCGCGGCAACGATCACATCCGCATGCTCTATGTGCATCCGGCGGTGAGCGGGCAGGGCATCGCGACCATGCTGGTCGACGCGCTGGAGAAGCTTGCCGGCGGCCGCGGCGCGACAAGTCTTTCGGTCGATGCCAGCGACACCGTCCAAAACTTCTTCGCCAAGCGCGGCTACACGGCCCAGCAGCGCAACAGCGTCACCATCAACGACGAGTGGCTCGCCAACACCACCATGAAAAAGACGCTCGGAGCGGCGCAATGA
- the cimA gene encoding citramalate synthase, whose protein sequence is MSKERLYLFDTTLRDGAQTNGVDFTLTDKQVIAAMLDDLGIDYVEGGYPGANPLDSEFFATKPKLAHARFTAFGMTRRAGRSVSNDPGVAGLLEAKADAICFVAKSSAYQVRVALETTKEENLASIRDSVAAATTAGREVMLDCEHFFDGYKEDSSFALACAKAAHEAGARWVVLCDTNGGTMPDEVEAIVREVTKHIPGDHVGIHAHNDTEQAVANSLAAVRAGARQIQGTLNGLGERCGNANLCSLIPTLKLKKDFADAFEIGVTREKLATLVKVSRTLDDMLNRVPNRHAAYVGESAFVTKTGIHASAVLKDPQTYEHVLPELVGNHRKVLVSDQAGRSNVIAELDRAGIPYEKSDPKLTRLVEELKDREAQGYAYESANASFELLARRTLGKVPHYFEVEQFDVNVEQRYNSHGERVTVALAVVKVDVAGEHLISAAEGNGPVNALDVALRKDLGKYQKYIEGLTLIDYRVRILNGGTGAVTRVLIESEDENGDRWTTVGVSPNIIDASFQALMDSVIYKLVKSSAPA, encoded by the coding sequence ATGAGCAAGGAGCGTCTTTATCTGTTCGACACCACGCTGCGCGACGGCGCGCAGACCAACGGCGTCGACTTCACGCTGACCGACAAGCAGGTCATCGCGGCGATGCTCGATGATCTCGGCATCGACTATGTCGAGGGCGGCTATCCCGGCGCCAATCCGCTCGACAGCGAATTCTTCGCGACCAAGCCCAAGCTCGCCCATGCGCGCTTCACGGCGTTCGGCATGACGCGCCGGGCAGGACGCTCCGTCTCCAACGACCCCGGGGTCGCGGGGCTCCTCGAAGCGAAGGCCGATGCGATCTGCTTCGTGGCGAAGTCTTCCGCCTATCAGGTACGTGTCGCGCTGGAGACGACGAAGGAGGAGAACCTCGCCTCGATCCGCGACAGCGTCGCCGCGGCAACGACCGCGGGCCGCGAGGTGATGCTCGACTGCGAGCATTTCTTCGATGGCTACAAGGAGGATTCGAGCTTTGCACTCGCCTGCGCCAAGGCCGCCCATGAGGCGGGCGCGCGCTGGGTGGTGCTGTGCGACACCAATGGCGGCACCATGCCTGACGAGGTCGAGGCCATCGTCAGAGAGGTAACCAAGCACATCCCGGGCGACCATGTCGGCATTCACGCCCATAACGACACCGAACAGGCGGTCGCCAACTCGCTCGCCGCGGTGCGCGCCGGTGCGCGGCAGATCCAGGGCACGCTGAACGGCCTCGGCGAGCGCTGCGGCAATGCCAATCTCTGCTCGCTGATCCCGACGCTGAAATTGAAGAAGGATTTTGCCGATGCTTTCGAGATCGGCGTCACCCGAGAGAAGCTGGCGACCCTCGTGAAAGTCTCGCGCACGCTCGACGACATGCTCAACCGCGTGCCGAACCGGCATGCGGCCTATGTCGGCGAGAGCGCCTTCGTCACCAAGACCGGCATCCACGCCTCCGCCGTGCTGAAGGATCCGCAGACCTATGAGCACGTGTTGCCGGAGCTGGTCGGCAACCACCGCAAGGTGCTCGTGTCCGACCAGGCCGGGCGCTCCAACGTGATCGCCGAGCTTGACCGTGCCGGGATTCCTTACGAGAAGAGCGATCCGAAGCTGACGCGCCTCGTGGAAGAATTGAAGGATCGCGAGGCACAAGGCTACGCCTATGAATCCGCAAACGCCTCGTTCGAGCTGCTGGCGCGCCGCACGCTCGGCAAGGTGCCGCATTATTTCGAGGTCGAGCAGTTCGACGTCAATGTCGAGCAGCGCTACAATTCGCACGGCGAGCGCGTCACCGTCGCGCTGGCGGTGGTCAAGGTCGATGTTGCCGGCGAGCATTTGATCTCGGCGGCCGAAGGCAACGGTCCCGTCAACGCGCTCGACGTCGCCTTGCGCAAAGACCTCGGCAAGTACCAGAAGTACATCGAGGGGCTGACGCTGATCGATTACCGGGTGCGTATCCTCAACGGCGGCACCGGCGCGGTCACGCGCGTCCTGATCGAGAGCGAGGACGAGAACGGCGACCGCTGGACGACGGTGGGCGTGTCCCCGAACATCATCGACGCCTCGTTCCAGGCGCTGATGGATTCGGTGATCTACAAGCTCGTGAAGTCAAGCGCGCCGGCGTAA
- a CDS encoding VOC family protein, giving the protein MIDHISVGVSDLDRAAKFYEATLAALGLTRLVTRPRTIGFGKAYPEFWINLREGMPRVAPESGVHICLRTRTTDEVDAFHAAALSAGGASDGAPGIRPHDRVRYYAAFVTDPDGNRIEAVTFPSE; this is encoded by the coding sequence ATGATCGACCACATCTCCGTCGGCGTCAGCGATCTCGATCGCGCCGCAAAGTTCTACGAGGCGACGCTTGCCGCGCTCGGCCTCACGCGTCTCGTCACGCGGCCGCGGACGATCGGCTTCGGCAAGGCTTACCCGGAATTCTGGATCAACTTGCGCGAGGGCATGCCACGCGTCGCGCCGGAAAGCGGCGTGCACATCTGCCTGCGGACGAGGACGACCGATGAGGTCGATGCATTTCACGCCGCCGCGCTGTCCGCTGGCGGTGCCTCCGACGGCGCGCCGGGCATCCGCCCGCACGATCGCGTGCGCTATTACGCGGCCTTCGTCACCGATCCCGATGGTAACAGGATCGAGGCGGTGACGTTTCCGAGCGAGTAA
- a CDS encoding TIGR00730 family Rossman fold protein: protein MSTIKTVCVYCGSGPGTNPRFVEGAKAFGKALAESNVRLVYGGGSLGLMGAVATSVLDHGGTVTGIIPDFLRARENALTRVQEMIVTPDMHERKRLMFERSDAFVALPGGVGTLEELVEQMTWKQLGRHAKPVLLANIDNFWEPLFSLLSHMRQTEFIRAGLSVDILKADRVEDILPKLKAAAAQVAEAEKQMAPDVARKL from the coding sequence ATGAGCACGATCAAAACCGTCTGTGTCTATTGCGGCTCCGGCCCTGGAACCAATCCCCGCTTCGTTGAAGGTGCCAAGGCATTCGGCAAGGCACTCGCCGAGAGCAACGTCCGTCTGGTCTATGGCGGCGGCTCGCTCGGCCTGATGGGCGCGGTCGCGACCTCCGTGCTCGATCACGGCGGCACCGTCACCGGCATCATCCCCGACTTCCTGCGCGCGCGCGAGAACGCGCTGACGCGGGTGCAGGAGATGATCGTCACCCCAGACATGCACGAGCGCAAGCGGCTGATGTTCGAGCGCTCCGATGCCTTCGTCGCGCTCCCTGGCGGCGTCGGCACGCTGGAGGAGCTGGTCGAGCAGATGACCTGGAAGCAGCTGGGCCGCCACGCCAAGCCGGTGCTGCTCGCCAATATCGACAATTTCTGGGAACCTCTGTTCTCGCTGCTGTCTCATATGCGGCAGACCGAGTTTATCCGCGCCGGCCTTTCGGTCGACATCCTCAAGGCCGATCGCGTCGAGGATATTCTGCCGAAGCTGAAGGCGGCCGCTGCGCAGGTCGCCGAGGCCGAAAAGCAGATGGCCCCGGACGTCGCGCGCAAGCTTTGA